The Hyphomicrobium sp. MC1 genome window below encodes:
- a CDS encoding DUF3175 domain-containing protein, with protein MAPKNQIASVTKRKTHSAKTTKNARKSPRSTHRWSAQVTKTSDALDLKAHLFEGRDPSEIAKSLKRSAERSKRRKGTPYQSAMSMLTFYINRAGKNLTARRRQTLDRAKVELRKAFGRSA; from the coding sequence ATGGCGCCAAAAAATCAAATTGCTTCGGTTACGAAGCGTAAAACGCATTCAGCGAAGACGACGAAAAATGCTCGCAAATCCCCGCGCTCGACGCATCGCTGGTCTGCGCAAGTGACGAAGACGAGCGATGCCCTCGATCTCAAGGCGCATCTCTTCGAGGGGCGCGACCCATCCGAGATCGCCAAATCGCTGAAGCGATCGGCAGAAAGAAGCAAGCGCCGGAAGGGCACGCCCTACCAATCGGCCATGTCGATGCTGACGTTTTACATCAATCGCGCCGGAAAGAATCTCACCGCCCGCCGACGCCAGACACTCGATCGCGCCAAGGTCGAATTACGGAAGGCGTTCGGACGAT
- a CDS encoding cyclopropane-fatty-acyl-phospholipid synthase family protein produces MKRLLQSFLKQCIKTGSLTVVMPNGDRLSSGDGTGVPLVVTLKDNKAARELFFHPQMALGELFTDGRLTASGGTVYDLLELLGHNLHSLTPPQFGWLQHTLRNLLEPFHRANSEGKSRDNVHHHYDIDDRIYELFLDSDRQYSCAYFETPDQDLETAQLAKKRHIVSKLLVKQGTKVLDIGSGWGGMALYLAGIAGAEVTGVTLSPEQLKVSKRRASERGLAKRIDFRLQDYRALTETFDRIVSVGMFEHVGLKDYETYFKTVRRCLKDDGIMLLHSIGRLDGRSAMNPWFEKYIFPGSYVPSLAEVFPAIEKAGLIVTDVEVLRLHYADTLLAWRKRFMARRAEAAALLGERFCRMWEFYLAAGEAGFRYGGLMVFQIQLAKKIDSVPRTRDYIATEEDRLRKREKQANADHTVAAE; encoded by the coding sequence ATGAAACGCCTGCTCCAATCGTTTCTGAAACAGTGCATCAAGACCGGAAGCCTCACGGTCGTCATGCCCAACGGTGATAGGCTCTCATCGGGGGACGGGACCGGGGTCCCTCTCGTCGTCACCCTCAAAGACAACAAAGCGGCGCGTGAACTTTTCTTCCATCCGCAGATGGCGCTGGGAGAACTTTTTACCGACGGCAGGCTGACCGCATCTGGGGGCACCGTTTACGATCTCCTGGAACTGCTAGGACACAATCTTCACAGCCTAACGCCGCCGCAGTTCGGTTGGCTGCAGCACACGCTGCGCAATCTGCTGGAGCCATTCCACCGCGCGAATTCCGAGGGCAAGTCGCGCGATAATGTCCACCATCATTACGATATCGACGATCGCATCTATGAGCTCTTTCTCGATTCCGATCGTCAGTATTCGTGCGCCTATTTCGAAACGCCGGACCAGGATCTGGAGACCGCTCAGCTCGCGAAGAAGCGGCACATCGTGTCGAAGCTTCTCGTCAAGCAGGGCACGAAGGTTCTCGATATCGGCAGCGGCTGGGGTGGCATGGCGCTCTATCTGGCGGGTATTGCCGGCGCCGAGGTAACTGGCGTTACGCTTTCGCCGGAACAGCTCAAAGTTTCGAAGCGCCGCGCCAGCGAGAGGGGCCTTGCGAAACGCATTGATTTTCGCCTGCAGGACTACAGGGCGCTGACCGAGACGTTCGACCGGATCGTCTCAGTCGGGATGTTCGAGCATGTCGGTCTCAAGGATTATGAGACGTACTTCAAGACGGTTCGGCGATGCCTGAAGGACGACGGCATCATGCTCTTGCATTCGATCGGTCGGCTCGACGGGCGCAGCGCAATGAACCCGTGGTTCGAGAAGTATATTTTCCCCGGCAGTTACGTTCCGTCTCTGGCGGAGGTGTTCCCGGCCATCGAGAAGGCCGGTCTGATTGTTACCGATGTTGAGGTCTTGCGCCTGCATTATGCCGATACGCTGCTGGCGTGGCGGAAGCGGTTCATGGCACGGCGCGCTGAAGCCGCCGCACTGCTCGGCGAGCGCTTCTGTCGAATGTGGGAATTTTATCTGGCCGCGGGTGAGGCTGGTTTTCGATACGGCGGCTTGATGGTCTTCCAGATCCAGCTTGCCAAAAAAATCGACAGCGTGCCGCGGACACGCGACTACATCGCAACGGAAGAGGATCGTCTGCGTAAGCGTGAGAAGCAGGCCAACGCAGATCACACGGTCGCGGCAGAATAG
- a CDS encoding lysophospholipid acyltransferase family protein, which produces MVRQPSKTNRFAISASSRFVAGLIRTVRRTSSTVYEPADFLDRLRAQVPFIMAMWHGQFMMLPDLNTREYRVEAMVARHGDAELVAQVLARFGISAIRGAGAGDRKRDRGGAYALRAAVKALESGSIVAMTADIPPRRPRVAGEGIVTLARLSGRPIIPVAAATSRFLVLNTWSRMTVNLPLSRLAWVAGEPIFVSPDADDEALEKARLAVEASLNAVTARAYELAKATDRHPLTGNKQSGTPRLFL; this is translated from the coding sequence ATGGTTCGTCAGCCTTCCAAAACAAATCGCTTCGCCATCAGTGCGTCCAGCCGCTTCGTCGCCGGTCTTATTCGGACCGTCAGACGAACATCATCCACCGTTTATGAGCCGGCCGATTTCCTCGATCGCCTTCGCGCCCAGGTGCCATTCATCATGGCCATGTGGCATGGGCAATTCATGATGCTGCCGGATCTGAACACCCGCGAATATCGGGTCGAAGCTATGGTTGCCCGCCACGGCGACGCCGAGCTCGTCGCTCAGGTTCTGGCCCGCTTCGGAATCTCTGCGATCCGTGGCGCTGGCGCCGGAGACCGCAAGCGAGATCGCGGGGGCGCCTACGCACTTCGCGCGGCAGTGAAGGCGCTGGAAAGCGGCTCCATCGTCGCCATGACGGCCGACATCCCACCAAGACGCCCACGGGTCGCGGGCGAGGGCATCGTGACGCTCGCACGGCTCTCTGGCCGTCCAATTATCCCGGTTGCAGCAGCGACATCTCGCTTCCTAGTGCTCAACACCTGGAGCAGGATGACGGTGAACTTGCCTTTGTCACGGTTGGCTTGGGTTGCAGGCGAGCCCATTTTCGTCTCGCCCGATGCTGACGACGAAGCGTTGGAGAAAGCCCGCCTTGCGGTCGAGGCTTCGCTGAACGCAGTCACAGCGCGCGCCTACGAATTGGCAAAGGCAACCGACCGCCACCCCCTCACCGGCAACAAGCAGAGCGGAACGCCGCGCCTGTTTCTTTAA